From the genome of Streptomyces ficellus:
GCCGATGGTCGGCCTGGAGATCGAGTTGAACCTCGTCGACGGCGCCGCCGAGCCCGCCATGCGCAGCACGGACGTACTGGAGGCCATCGCCGATCCCTCCTGGTCCAGCGAGCTGGGCCGGTTCAACCTGGAGATCAACGTCGAGCCGCGCCGGCTGACGGCGGGCGGGCCGGACGCCTGGGAGCAGGAGATCCGCGGCGCGCTCAACCACGCCGAGGCGAAGGCGGCGGCGGTCGGCGCCCACCTCGTCATGATCGGCATCCTGCCCACGCTGGAGACCAAGGACGTCGGGCTGGCGGCACTGTCGGAGAACCCGCGCTACCACCTCCTCAACGAGCAGATCTTCTCCGCACGCGGGGAGGACCTGCTGATCGCGGTGGACGGGGTGGAGCGGCTGAGGACCTACGCCGACACCATCACACCGGAGGCGGCGTGCACCAGCACGCAGTTCCACCTCCAGGTGTCGCCGGACGAATTCGCGGACTACTGGAACGCCGCGCAGGCCATCGCCGGCGTCCAGGTGGCCCTCGCGGCGAACTCACCCTTCCTGTTCGGCAAGGAGCTGTGGCGCGAGACGCGCATCCCGCTGTTCGAGCAGGCCACCGACACCCGCTCCGAGGAGATCAAGGTCCAGGGCGTACGGCCCCGGGTCTGGTTCGGCGAGCGGTGGATCACCAGCGTCTTCGACCTCTTCGAGGAGAACGTGCGGTACTTCCCCGCACTCCTGCCCCTGTGCGACGAGGAGGACCCGCACCGCACGCTGGACGGCGGGGGAACCCCCGGGCTCGCCGAACTCACCCTGCACAACGGGACGATCTACCGCTGGAACCGGCCGGTGTACGCGGTCGTCGACGGCGTACCGCACCTGCGGGTGGAGAACCGCGTGCTGCCCGCCGGCCCGACGGTGGCCGACGTGCTGTCCAACGGCGCCTTCTACTACGGGCTCACCCGGGCACTGGTCGACGAGGACCGGCCCGTCTGGTCCCGGATGTCGTTCGCCGCCGCCGAGGACAACCTGCACTCCGCCGCACGGCACGGCATCGACGCCCAGGTGTACTGGCCGGGCATGGGCGAGGTCCCGGTGACCGAGCTGGTGCTGCGGCGCCTGCTGCCGATGGCCCACCGAGGGCTGGAGCGGGCGGGCATGGACGCGGCGTGGCGGGAGCCGCTGCTGGGCGTCATCGAGCAGCGCTGCGTCAGCGGCCGCAACGGCGCGGTGTGGCAGGCCGAGACCTTCCACCACATCCAGGACATCGGACACACCGACCGGCACCAGGCGCTGCGGCGGATGACCCACCAGTACATCGACTACATGCACCTGAACGCCCCCGCCCACACCTGGCCCGTCGACTGACGTGGTCAGGAAGCGGGCGGGTGCTGGCCCGGTCCGGTGGGGTCGTGGACGAGCGGTGTGGGGGAGAGTGCGGACTCCTCCTCCCCGGGCTCCAGGAGCGTGTCGGCGGCGCCGACGATCAACGGGTCGGGGGTGCCGACGACGGCCGGGTCCTTCTTCGCGTAGTCCATGCGGGTGAGGAGGTGCCGCATCGCCTCCAGCCGCGCCCGCCGCTTGTCGTTGCTCTTGACCACCGTCCACGGGGCCTCGTGGGTGTCGGTGGCGCGGAACATGGCGACCTTGGCCTCGGTGTAGGCGTCCCACAGGTCGAGGGAGGCGAGGTCGGTGGGCGACAGCTTCCACTGGCGTACCGGATCGACCTGGCGGATGGCGAACCGGGTGCGCTGCTCGGCACGGGAGACGGAGAACCAGAACTTCACGAGGTGGATGCCGTCCTCCACCAGCATCCGCTCGAAGGCGGGGCACTGCTTCAGGAACAGCTCGTACTCCTCGTCCGTGCAGAAGCCCATCACCTTCTCGACGCCGGCGCGGTTGTACCAGGACCGGTCGAAGAACACGATCTCGCCGGGGCCGGGGAGGTGGGCGACGTAGCGCTGGAAGTACCACTGCCCGGCTTCCCTGGCGGACGGCTTGTCCAGGGCGACGACCCGGGCGCCGCGCGGGTTGAGCCGCTCGGTGAACCGCTGGATCGTCCCGCCCTTCCCCGCGGCGTCCCGGCCCTCGCAGATCACGACCAGCCGGGTGTCCGTCTCCCTGACCCAGCGCTGGAGCTTCAGCAGCTCGATCTGGAGGGTGCGCTTGACCCGCTCGTACTCCGCCCGGCGCACCTTGCGCGTGTACGGGTAGTTCTCCTGCCAGGTGCGGATCGGCCGGCCGTCCCCGTCGTAGAGGAGGGGCCGTTCCGGCCGGCTGTCGTCCACGCTGAGCCCGGCCAGCAGATCCTTCTCCGACTCCGACTCGTCCACGACCCGGTCTCCTTCCACCGCGTTCCCCTCCACCATTGTCCCGCTCCCGCTCCCGCTCCCGCCGCGACGCGCAGGCGCCCGCCGTGGCGGTCGCGTGGAGGGGCGTGTACCCCGGAAGGCGGCCCCCACCACGCGTTCCGCCCGGTGCGGCCGACGTCAGGTGCGGCCGGGCTCAGGTGCGGCGCGGCGCACCGTCGCGGGGCCGGGCGGCGTGCCGGTGGGCGAGGACGGACAGCGGTACGGAGGCCACCCAGCTGTAGATGGCCGCCTGCGGCGAGAACGGGGCGATGGCCACCGAGAGCAGGAACACGAACGCCTGCGCGGGCAGCGGCGGGCGCAGGTCGGTCCGGTAGGGCGGCGTGCGGGCGATGTGCACCTGCATCGCGTACAGCACCAGCGCGCCCAGGCCGATGACGGCCCCGTACAGTCCCGGCCCCACCGGAAGGTGGGCGTAGTCCTCCAGGACGCGGGTGGGGAACGGCATCAGGGACACCAGCACCAGGAAGACCACGTTCAGCCAGAACAGGCGCGTGTCGAGCCACTCCGCGGTCCGCAGCGTGGCGTGGTGGGCGCGCCAGAACATCGCGATCACCACGGCGCTCAGCAGGAAGGCGCCCACCTGGGACTGCACGTCGTCGAGGGCCCTGCGCAGCGCGGTCCCGCTCAGGTCGTCGGGCAGTTGGATGTCCAGGACCAGCAGCGTCATGGCGATGGCGACGACGCCGTCGGTCAGTGCGAGCATCCTGTGCCGGGGGACCTGCTGCCCGGCGGCCGGGACGTCCGTGTGCCCTTCACCCTTGTCCATCGACCTGTAGTAGCACTCACCCGTGCCCCGCCCCGCCGCCCGCGCGGGCGTGTCGCTGACCGTGTCCCCGGGCCGGCGTGACGACTGGCCGAATGCCGTCTCGGCACCGGCCGCCCCGCACGTCACACTGGTGTCACCGGTGAGCACGCCGGTGAGCGCAACCCGAAAGGCCGTGCATGCAGCGGGAAGTGACGCCGGATCACGAGGACGCGCGTCCCGTGGCAGCGGTGGAGGAGCGCCCGGGCGGACGGGTACGGCCGCGTGCGGACCTGCGTACGGACCTGCGGGCCGCGCTGCCCGACGCCGCGGCCGCCGTGGGGGTCACCCTCGCCGTGTTCGTGTTCCTGTACGTCCGGATGCGGTCCGGCGCATCGGCGACCGTCGCGGTCATGCCGTTCATGGACGACCCCGACACCTTCTGGATGTACCTGCTCAGCCAGGCCTTCGGCTGGTCCGGCCTGTTGTGGGCGTATGGCACCGTCATGCTCGGCCTGCTGCTGTCCGGGCCGGGACCCGGACGCCTCCCGGTGTCCCGCCCCCGTCTGGAGCGCTGGCACCGCACCACGAGCCTCACCACCATGGCCCTGATGTTCGCGCACGCCCTGATGTTCGCGGCCGAGCTGGTGCGGTACGAGGTCGCGCTGCCCTGGGCGTCACGGCTGTGGTCCGCGTTCGCCGACACCTTCGTACCCGGCTGGTACGACTCGGGCACCGGCAGGCTTGCCATCCCCCTCGGCCAGGGCGCCCTCTACCTCGCCGTCCCGCTCGGGCTGCTGTTCTACGTCCGGCACCGCATTGGCGCCGGCACCTGGCGGCGGGTGCACCGGTTCGTGATCCTCGTGTACGTCCTGAGCGTCTGGCACACGCTGCTGTACGGCACCAACGTCTGGTACGGCGAGTGGCCGCGCACCGCGCTGTGGCTGCTCCAGCTGCCCGTGGCCGTCCTGCTCGTGCTGCGCCTGGTCCGGCCCGCCCGGCGGTCCGAGCGGCTGGGCGCGCCCGGCGGCGGGCGGGGCGCGGCCGTCGCGGGCTGGACGGCCCGGGCCGCCGGGCGGCTCGCCGCCGTCGCGGTGGTCGTGGGACTCCTCGCGGTGGTGCTGTCCGGGCACGACGGCGGCAGGCCCCGGCCCGCCGCGCCGCCCGCCACGACACCCCACCATCACGAGCCGGAGTGATCCGCCCCTGCCACGACCGCCCCGGCCGTCCCACCGGGCAGGAAGGTGACCTGGGGCGCGCCGGTGCGCGGATGGACCGACACCTCGGCCGCCACCCCGTACACCTCGGCCAGCAGCAGCGGGGTGAGCACCTCGCCCGGCGGGCCGGAGGCCGTGACCGCGCCGTCCCGCAGGACGTACAACCGGTCGCAGTAGTACGCGGCGAGGTTGAGGTCGTGCAGCGCCACCAGCACGGTCGCGGGCAGCGCCCGCAGGTGGCCGAGGACCTCCAGCTGGTGCCGTACGTCAAGGTGGTTGGTCGGCTCGTCCAGCACCAGCAGCGACGGTTGCTGGCTGAGGGCGCGGGCGATCAGCACGCGCTGGCGCTCGCCCCCGGAGAGCCGGTCGAAGGCGCGGTCGGCGAGCCCGGCGGCGTCCACCGCCTCCAGGGCCCGGGAGATCAGCCGGGCGTCCTTTGCGGTGTCGCCGTCGAGGAGCCGCTTGTGCGGGGTACGGCCCATGGCGACGACCTCCCGCACCGTCAGGTCGAAGTCGGCGCCCGTCTCCTGCACCACGGCGGCCAGGGTCCGGGCCAGCCGGCGCGGGGGCAGCGCCCAGGCGTCGGCGCCGTCGACGCGGACCTGCCCGGTGTCGGGGCGCAGGACCCGGTAGACGGCGCGCAGGAGGCTGGACTTGCCGCTGCCGTTGGGACCGACCAGCCCGATCACCTCGCCGGGGCGGGCGGTCAGGGAGACGTCCCGGACGAGACGGCGGGCGCCGGCGCTGAGCGTGACGCCCTCGATCACGAGCTCGGTCGCGGTCATCCCACTCCTCCGTCCGGGTTCCGCCGGGCGTCCCTGCGCATCAGCCACAGGAAGAACGGCCCGCCGCACAGGGCGGTCAGGACGCCGACGGGTATCTCCATGGGCGCGGCGACCGTACGCGCGGCGACGTCGGCCCAGATCAGGAACACCGCCCCGGCGAGCGCGGCCGTCGGCAGCACCCGCCGGTGGTCGCCGCCCACGAACAGCCGGACGATGTGCGGCATGATCAGCCCCACGAATCCGATCGGCCCGGCGGCCGCGACCAGCACACCGGTCACCAGGGACAGCAGGACGAACATCCGGGCCCGGAAACGCGCCACGTCCAGCCCCATCGTCGTGGCGGCCTCCTCGCCCGCCAGCAGCAGGTTCAGGTTCCGGGCCTGGACGAGCAGGACGCCCACCCCGAGCAGCACGGCGGCGCCGGGCAGCCACAGGGTGCCCCACTGCACACCGCCGAGCCCGCCGAGCGTCCAGGCGAGGACCGCCCGTGCCTCGTTGCCGCGGTCGCTGGTCAGCAGCAGCATGTCCATCACCGCCGTGAGCACGGCGGCGAACGCCACACCGGACAGCACCAGGCGCACCGACGTGATCCGCCCGCCCGTCCGCGCGGTCATGTAGACGAGCAGGAGCGTCACCAGCGCCCCGATGAACGCGGCGACCGACAGCGACAGGGGCCCGAACACGCTCACCCCGAAGACGATCACCGCGACCGCGCCCAGGGAGGCACCGGACGACACACCCAGCAGGTACGGCTCCGCGAGCGGGTTGCGCACCAGGGCCTGCATGGCGGTGCCCACCACGGCGAGCCCCGCGCCGGTCACCGCCCCGAGCAGGACGCGCGGCGCCCGCACGTCCAGGACGATCGTCTCGCGCGCCCGTGACCAGACCGGCTCCGACCAGTCGGCGCCCAGCGCGTGCGTCACGATGCCCCACACCTCGCCGGGCGGCGCGGCGACCGAGCCGATGGCCATGCCCGCGGTCATGGACACCAGGAGCAGGACGCCGAGGATTCCCAGGGCCGTGACGAAGGGCGCCCGGCGGGACCCCGCCGCGCCCCCGTCCTTCCGGGCGGGGCCGGGAGCGGCGGGGCGGGAGGCGGGAGCGGTCGGCGGACTGGCGGGCGCCGCGCCCGTCACCGGAACTTCTCGGGGTGCAGGGCGCGCGCCAGGTCCTCGACCGCGTGCGGCGGGCGGACGCCCACCAGGGTCGCGGTCAGCGGCAGGACGACGAACCGCTTGTTCCTCACGGCCGGCACGTCCGCGAGGGCGGGCTGCGAGAGCAGGAACCTCTTCTTCTGCTCGACGCTGCCGGCGCCCGCGTAGTCGTAGATGGCGATGACCTCGGGCTTGCGCGCGACGACCTGTTCCCACGACACGTCGCCGAACACCTCGTCGAGGTCGTCGAAGACGTTGCGTCCGCCCGCGAGCCGGATGATCTCGGTGCCCAGGCTCTTGCCGCCGGCGGTGAACGCGGCCTTGTCGCCGCTGTCGTAGACGAACACCGGTACCGCGGGCGCGCCCTTCACCGCCGCGGTCGCCCGGTCGACGCGGCCCCGCAGGTCGGCCACCAGCCGGTCGGCCCGCTCCGCCACCCCGAACAGGGAACCGATCGTGCGGATCTCGTCGTAGGTGTCCTTCATCGACACCTGCTTCTTGCCGCAGTACTCGCGGTTCAGGTACGTGTCGATGCCGGCGTCCGCGAACGCCTTCCGGGACCGGCCCTCGTCCTCGGCGAACGCGCTGCCGTAGCCGCCGTAGACGAAGTCGGGTTCGGCGTCGAGGACCTTCTCGAAGGACGGTTCCTTCTTGGCCAGTTCGGGTACGGCCCCGAAGTCCTTCCGCAGCTGCGGCAGGACCGCCGAGTCGGGGAACGCGGTGCCGACCATGCGGTCCCTCAGACCGAGGGACAGCATCAGCTCGGCGGGGTGCTGGTGGATGGTGACCACCCGGGCGGGGGGCGCGTCGTACGTCGTGCGGACACCGCAGTTGTCGATGGTGACCGGGAAGCCCTTGGCCGGCGCCGGCGCGGACTTCGCCGCGCCCTTCCCGTCCCCGCCCGCGGAGCAGCCGGCCACCAGGGCGGTGCTCAGGGCGAGGAGGGCGGCCGCGGTGCGCAGGGCACGGCGGCGGGGAACAGAGGGGGGTGAGACAGGACGGGGCGTGCCGTCGTACACGTAAAGCCTCCTGGGGAGTCCGCGCTCCTCGGATCGGGCCCGCGACGGGACAGTGTCCTGACTCCCGGGGCGCCCTCCCCGCGCCCCGCGCGCGAGCGCGGCGGCGTGTCGATGGGGGGCGGTCCTGGTCACAGTGGCGGGACCGTGCCGGACTCGCACCGGCTTCCTGGCTCCCATCGCGGTGATGACCTGGCGATATTACGTTCATATGGGGAAGGGGTGAAAGGGCGCACGATCACCGCCGTGCGCCCCCGGGGTGGTGTCATGCGTCACGGACCGCCCGCAGGACGAGCCGTTCGGCGTCCTGGTCGTAGGGCCGGCCGTCGAACCCGCCGAACACCTCCACCCGGCCGAACCCGGCCTCCTCGGCCATCGCGCGCAGCTCCACCGCGCTGTAGACGAACCACACCAGGCTCGCCCGCGTCACCCGGTCGCCCCGCACCAGCACCCAGTCGCTGCGCAGCCGCGCCCAGTCGTCCAGCACGGTGTCCGTCTGCACCAGGAGGTCCTCGCCGCGCCGGACGACCTTCGGCGGTTCGACCTTCCGCGCCAGCAGCTCCTTCCCGGCCAGGTCCAGGACCAGCGTGCCGCCCGGGGCGAGACACGTGCGCATGGCACGCAGCACGCGGGCGTTGTCGGCCGGGTCCTCGAAGTAGCCGAAGGAGGTGAACATGTTCAGCACCACGTCGAAGGCGCCCGCCCGCGTGAACTCCCGGGCGTCGGCCCGGACGTACTCCGGTGACACCCCCGTGTCGGCCGCGGCCTTCCGCGCCCGGTCCAGCATGGCCGGGCTCAGGTCCACGCCGGTCACGCGGAAGCCGCGCCGGGCGAGCGGCACGGTGAACACCCCCGGGCCGCACGCCAGGTCCAGGACGCGGGCCCCGGGCGGGAACGCGAGCAGCGGCGACGTGTCGAGGAGCGACTCCGCCTGCGCGTGACGCTGTACGGAGAAGAGGAAGTCGTAGAACTCGGTCCAGAACTCATCGTCCTGGAACCCGCCCGTGTGCGTCATGAGGAGCCGTCGTTCCTTCCGTGTCGTCGCCGGCGGAGCCGGGCGCGGCGGTCCTGCCGCGCAGGGTGAGCAGGAGCGGAGGCAGCAGCAGGCACTGCGCGGCGGCCAGCAGCCAGAACCAGCCGGTGTGCCCGGACCGTTCGCCGAGGCCGTACACCTGCCCGCCCAGCACGCCGGCGGCACACGCCCCGAGCCCCGCGGCCAGCCGCTGCTGGCCGAAGACCACCGCGTCCGAGCGCGGACTGCGGCGCAGCGCCTCCAGGTCGTTCTTCAGGAACAGGACGATGTCCCCGAGGGTGATCAGCGCCCCGCCCGCCAGCAGCGCCGGCCGGGTACCGATCGCCAGCACCGCGAGCCCCGCGGCGAGCCCGGTGAACCCGGCCGCCAGGGCGAGGGCGTACGGCATCCGGCGGATCAGCCCGGACGCGAGCGGCTGCACCACGATCACCAGGACGAAGCAGAGCAGCAGCACCACGCTGTAGAACTCCGCCGACGCCCGCCGCACGGCGTACACCGCCAGGAAGTGCTGGAAGTGGAAGTACAGGTAGAACGCCAGCGCGTTGGCCGCGAACGGCAGCGCCGCCACCCCGGACAGCAGTCCCTGACGGGCCGCACCCGCGGCCGGGACGCCGTCGCCCCCGGCGGCCGGCAGCCGCGCGTGCCCCGCCGTCACCACGGCGAACAGCACCACGACGACCAGGAAGAGCGGGCCGGGCGACGACAGGACGAACGGCCCGGCCACCAGCGGACCCAGCGCCATGCCCGCGTTGAGCGCCGCGTTCCCCGCCGACAGGAACACCGGGCGCCGCTCCTCGTCCACGCCGTGCACCAGGTACGCCTTGTTCGCCGGCAGGTAGAGCGCGGCGCCGCAGCACGTCAGCACCAGCGCCACGACCGCGACCGGCGGCCACACGAGGCACGCCAGGAAGCACCCGAACCCGGCCGTGCGGACCGCCAGGGCCCACAGCATCGTGCGCCGCAGACCGATCCGGTCGGCCAGCGCACCACCGAGGACCCCGCCCGAGAACTGCACCAGCGACGCCACCGCCAGGACCACACCGACCGTGCCGAGCCCCATCCCCAGCCGCTCGTGCAGGAACACCGACATGAACGGCAGCACCATGAAACTGCCGAGCGGGATGAGGAACGAACTGAGCAGCAGGAAGCGCGGCGGGCCGGCCGGCGTCGACAACGCGGCCCGCAAGCCCCCCGCGCCCCTGGACGGTTCAGCCACCGGGGCCCCGGCTGTCCCGTGCGGCCCCGACAGGCCCGGTGACGTCCCGGTCCTCCGGTGCGGCCGCGACCGGACCGGTCAGGACCCGGACGGCGTTCGCCGCCGCCACCGCGCAGTGCGTGGCCAGTTCGGCGGTCTCCCCCTCCGCGTAGACGATGCCCGCGTACCCGCGGCTGTCCCCGAGGTGCTCGATCCGGTCACCGACCCGCTTGACCGGGTACCAGGCGGGCGCGCCGGGCATGTCCGCCAGC
Proteins encoded in this window:
- a CDS encoding glutamate-cysteine ligase family protein, with protein sequence MGRDVPALVFTRDDRRRFRNKMHACLEAFSRMLRESRFDFERPMVGLEIELNLVDGAAEPAMRSTDVLEAIADPSWSSELGRFNLEINVEPRRLTAGGPDAWEQEIRGALNHAEAKAAAVGAHLVMIGILPTLETKDVGLAALSENPRYHLLNEQIFSARGEDLLIAVDGVERLRTYADTITPEAACTSTQFHLQVSPDEFADYWNAAQAIAGVQVALAANSPFLFGKELWRETRIPLFEQATDTRSEEIKVQGVRPRVWFGERWITSVFDLFEENVRYFPALLPLCDEEDPHRTLDGGGTPGLAELTLHNGTIYRWNRPVYAVVDGVPHLRVENRVLPAGPTVADVLSNGAFYYGLTRALVDEDRPVWSRMSFAAAEDNLHSAARHGIDAQVYWPGMGEVPVTELVLRRLLPMAHRGLERAGMDAAWREPLLGVIEQRCVSGRNGAVWQAETFHHIQDIGHTDRHQALRRMTHQYIDYMHLNAPAHTWPVD
- the ppk2 gene encoding polyphosphate kinase 2; its protein translation is MVEGNAVEGDRVVDESESEKDLLAGLSVDDSRPERPLLYDGDGRPIRTWQENYPYTRKVRRAEYERVKRTLQIELLKLQRWVRETDTRLVVICEGRDAAGKGGTIQRFTERLNPRGARVVALDKPSAREAGQWYFQRYVAHLPGPGEIVFFDRSWYNRAGVEKVMGFCTDEEYELFLKQCPAFERMLVEDGIHLVKFWFSVSRAEQRTRFAIRQVDPVRQWKLSPTDLASLDLWDAYTEAKVAMFRATDTHEAPWTVVKSNDKRRARLEAMRHLLTRMDYAKKDPAVVGTPDPLIVGAADTLLEPGEEESALSPTPLVHDPTGPGQHPPAS
- a CDS encoding TMEM175 family protein, which gives rise to MDKGEGHTDVPAAGQQVPRHRMLALTDGVVAIAMTLLVLDIQLPDDLSGTALRRALDDVQSQVGAFLLSAVVIAMFWRAHHATLRTAEWLDTRLFWLNVVFLVLVSLMPFPTRVLEDYAHLPVGPGLYGAVIGLGALVLYAMQVHIARTPPYRTDLRPPLPAQAFVFLLSVAIAPFSPQAAIYSWVASVPLSVLAHRHAARPRDGAPRRT
- a CDS encoding ferric reductase-like transmembrane domain-containing protein; protein product: MQREVTPDHEDARPVAAVEERPGGRVRPRADLRTDLRAALPDAAAAVGVTLAVFVFLYVRMRSGASATVAVMPFMDDPDTFWMYLLSQAFGWSGLLWAYGTVMLGLLLSGPGPGRLPVSRPRLERWHRTTSLTTMALMFAHALMFAAELVRYEVALPWASRLWSAFADTFVPGWYDSGTGRLAIPLGQGALYLAVPLGLLFYVRHRIGAGTWRRVHRFVILVYVLSVWHTLLYGTNVWYGEWPRTALWLLQLPVAVLLVLRLVRPARRSERLGAPGGGRGAAVAGWTARAAGRLAAVAVVVGLLAVVLSGHDGGRPRPAAPPATTPHHHEPE
- a CDS encoding ABC transporter ATP-binding protein, giving the protein MTATELVIEGVTLSAGARRLVRDVSLTARPGEVIGLVGPNGSGKSSLLRAVYRVLRPDTGQVRVDGADAWALPPRRLARTLAAVVQETGADFDLTVREVVAMGRTPHKRLLDGDTAKDARLISRALEAVDAAGLADRAFDRLSGGERQRVLIARALSQQPSLLVLDEPTNHLDVRHQLEVLGHLRALPATVLVALHDLNLAAYYCDRLYVLRDGAVTASGPPGEVLTPLLLAEVYGVAAEVSVHPRTGAPQVTFLPGGTAGAVVAGADHSGS
- a CDS encoding FecCD family ABC transporter permease translates to MTGAAPASPPTAPASRPAAPGPARKDGGAAGSRRAPFVTALGILGVLLLVSMTAGMAIGSVAAPPGEVWGIVTHALGADWSEPVWSRARETIVLDVRAPRVLLGAVTGAGLAVVGTAMQALVRNPLAEPYLLGVSSGASLGAVAVIVFGVSVFGPLSLSVAAFIGALVTLLLVYMTARTGGRITSVRLVLSGVAFAAVLTAVMDMLLLTSDRGNEARAVLAWTLGGLGGVQWGTLWLPGAAVLLGVGVLLVQARNLNLLLAGEEAATTMGLDVARFRARMFVLLSLVTGVLVAAAGPIGFVGLIMPHIVRLFVGGDHRRVLPTAALAGAVFLIWADVAARTVAAPMEIPVGVLTALCGGPFFLWLMRRDARRNPDGGVG
- a CDS encoding ABC transporter substrate-binding protein, which gives rise to MYDGTPRPVSPPSVPRRRALRTAAALLALSTALVAGCSAGGDGKGAAKSAPAPAKGFPVTIDNCGVRTTYDAPPARVVTIHQHPAELMLSLGLRDRMVGTAFPDSAVLPQLRKDFGAVPELAKKEPSFEKVLDAEPDFVYGGYGSAFAEDEGRSRKAFADAGIDTYLNREYCGKKQVSMKDTYDEIRTIGSLFGVAERADRLVADLRGRVDRATAAVKGAPAVPVFVYDSGDKAAFTAGGKSLGTEIIRLAGGRNVFDDLDEVFGDVSWEQVVARKPEVIAIYDYAGAGSVEQKKRFLLSQPALADVPAVRNKRFVVLPLTATLVGVRPPHAVEDLARALHPEKFR
- a CDS encoding class I SAM-dependent methyltransferase produces the protein MTHTGGFQDDEFWTEFYDFLFSVQRHAQAESLLDTSPLLAFPPGARVLDLACGPGVFTVPLARRGFRVTGVDLSPAMLDRARKAAADTGVSPEYVRADAREFTRAGAFDVVLNMFTSFGYFEDPADNARVLRAMRTCLAPGGTLVLDLAGKELLARKVEPPKVVRRGEDLLVQTDTVLDDWARLRSDWVLVRGDRVTRASLVWFVYSAVELRAMAEEAGFGRVEVFGGFDGRPYDQDAERLVLRAVRDA
- a CDS encoding MFS transporter, with translation MAEPSRGAGGLRAALSTPAGPPRFLLLSSFLIPLGSFMVLPFMSVFLHERLGMGLGTVGVVLAVASLVQFSGGVLGGALADRIGLRRTMLWALAVRTAGFGCFLACLVWPPVAVVALVLTCCGAALYLPANKAYLVHGVDEERRPVFLSAGNAALNAGMALGPLVAGPFVLSSPGPLFLVVVVLFAVVTAGHARLPAAGGDGVPAAGAARQGLLSGVAALPFAANALAFYLYFHFQHFLAVYAVRRASAEFYSVVLLLCFVLVIVVQPLASGLIRRMPYALALAAGFTGLAAGLAVLAIGTRPALLAGGALITLGDIVLFLKNDLEALRRSPRSDAVVFGQQRLAAGLGACAAGVLGGQVYGLGERSGHTGWFWLLAAAQCLLLPPLLLTLRGRTAAPGSAGDDTEGTTAPHDAHGRVPGR